A window from Rhea pennata isolate bPtePen1 chromosome 1, bPtePen1.pri, whole genome shotgun sequence encodes these proteins:
- the DGAT2 gene encoding diacylglycerol O-acyltransferase 2 isoform X2 has product MGVACTLILMYILCTDCWVIAALYLAWLVFDWNTPKKGGRRSQWVRNWAIWRYFRDYFPIRLVKTHNLLTTRNYIFGYHPHGIMGLGAFCNFSTEATGVSQKFPGIRPYLATLAGNFRMPILRDYLMSGGICPVNRDSIDYILSKNGSGNAIIIVVGGAAESLNCTPGKNSVTLKNRKGFVKLALQHGADLVPVYSFGENEVYKQVIFEEGSWGRWVQKKFQKHIGFAPCIFHGRGLFSSNTWGLLPYSKPITTVVGEPITIPKTDNPSQREVDFYHSMYVNSLIKLFDKYKSKFGLPETEVLEVN; this is encoded by the exons ATGG GTGTTGCTTGCACTTTAATCCTCATGTACATACTGTGCACAGACTGCTGGGTGATTGCTGCTCTATATTTAGCCTGGCTGGTATTTGACTGGAATACACCAAAGAAAG gtGGTAGAAGATCCCAGTGGGTCAGAAACTGGGCTATATGGAGATATTTCAGAGACTATTTTCCAATAAGG CTGGTTAAAACCCACAACCTGCTGACCACCAGGAATTACATTTTTGGGTACCATCCACATGGAATCATGGGCTTGGGTGCCTTTTGCAACTTTAGCACAGAGGCCACGGGAGTCAGCCAGAAATTCCCTGGGATCCGACCATACCTTGCTACACTGGCTGGGAACTTCAGGATGCCCATTTTGAGGGACTATTTAATGTCTGGCG GTATATGTCCTGTGAACCGTGACAGCATAGACTACATCTTGTCCAAGAATGGCAGTGGCAATGCTATCATCATCGTGGTGGGAGGTGCAGCAGAGTCCCTGAACTGTACTCCAGGGAAGAACTCCGTGACACTGAAAAACCGGAAAGGATTTGTGAAACTGGCTCTACAGCATGG TGCGGATTTGGTTCCTGTCTATTCATTTGGGGAGAATGAAGTGTACAAGCAGGTGATCTTCGAGGAGGGCTCTTGGGGAAGATGGGTTCAAAAGAAGTTTCAGAAACATATTGGCTTTGCTCCATGCATCTTTCATGGCCGTGGCCTCTTCTCCTCCAACACGTGGGGATTACTACCTTACTCCAAGCCCATCACTACTGTTG TTGGAGAGCCCATCACCATTCCAAAGACTGATAATCCATCCCAGAGGGAAGTAGACTTCTATCACAGCATGTATGTGAACTCTCTGATCAAACTCTTTGACAAGTACAAGAGTAAGTTTGGCCTGCCAGAGACTGAGGTCTTGGAAGTCAACTGA
- the DGAT2 gene encoding diacylglycerol O-acyltransferase 2 isoform X1, producing the protein MKTIIAAYSGVLRGTGSSILSALQDLFWLSKSKVEKQLQIISVLQWVLTFLIMGVACTLILMYILCTDCWVIAALYLAWLVFDWNTPKKGGRRSQWVRNWAIWRYFRDYFPIRLVKTHNLLTTRNYIFGYHPHGIMGLGAFCNFSTEATGVSQKFPGIRPYLATLAGNFRMPILRDYLMSGGICPVNRDSIDYILSKNGSGNAIIIVVGGAAESLNCTPGKNSVTLKNRKGFVKLALQHGADLVPVYSFGENEVYKQVIFEEGSWGRWVQKKFQKHIGFAPCIFHGRGLFSSNTWGLLPYSKPITTVVGEPITIPKTDNPSQREVDFYHSMYVNSLIKLFDKYKSKFGLPETEVLEVN; encoded by the exons ATGAAGACCATCATCGCCGCCTACTCGGGGGTGCTGCGAGGTac AGGTTCAAGCattctctctgctctgcaggattTGTTCTGGCTATCGAAATCTAAAGTAGAGAAACAACTCCAGATCATCTCTGTGCTGCAATGGGTTCTCACTTTCCTCATCATGG GTGTTGCTTGCACTTTAATCCTCATGTACATACTGTGCACAGACTGCTGGGTGATTGCTGCTCTATATTTAGCCTGGCTGGTATTTGACTGGAATACACCAAAGAAAG gtGGTAGAAGATCCCAGTGGGTCAGAAACTGGGCTATATGGAGATATTTCAGAGACTATTTTCCAATAAGG CTGGTTAAAACCCACAACCTGCTGACCACCAGGAATTACATTTTTGGGTACCATCCACATGGAATCATGGGCTTGGGTGCCTTTTGCAACTTTAGCACAGAGGCCACGGGAGTCAGCCAGAAATTCCCTGGGATCCGACCATACCTTGCTACACTGGCTGGGAACTTCAGGATGCCCATTTTGAGGGACTATTTAATGTCTGGCG GTATATGTCCTGTGAACCGTGACAGCATAGACTACATCTTGTCCAAGAATGGCAGTGGCAATGCTATCATCATCGTGGTGGGAGGTGCAGCAGAGTCCCTGAACTGTACTCCAGGGAAGAACTCCGTGACACTGAAAAACCGGAAAGGATTTGTGAAACTGGCTCTACAGCATGG TGCGGATTTGGTTCCTGTCTATTCATTTGGGGAGAATGAAGTGTACAAGCAGGTGATCTTCGAGGAGGGCTCTTGGGGAAGATGGGTTCAAAAGAAGTTTCAGAAACATATTGGCTTTGCTCCATGCATCTTTCATGGCCGTGGCCTCTTCTCCTCCAACACGTGGGGATTACTACCTTACTCCAAGCCCATCACTACTGTTG TTGGAGAGCCCATCACCATTCCAAAGACTGATAATCCATCCCAGAGGGAAGTAGACTTCTATCACAGCATGTATGTGAACTCTCTGATCAAACTCTTTGACAAGTACAAGAGTAAGTTTGGCCTGCCAGAGACTGAGGTCTTGGAAGTCAACTGA